The following DNA comes from Streptomyces sp. NBC_00273.
CGATGCCGGTCCGCTGGCCGAGACCGGTGCCTCCAGCCACACCCCGATCATCCTCGCCTTCGGCAGCGCACTGCTCGCCGCCGGCCTGGTCCTCGTCTTCCGCAGCCGCGCGGCACGGCGCCGGGCGGGCGGTCGCAGGGGTGACTGAGGCGGGTCGCAATCGAACCGGCGGTCCGTCCGAGAGCGCAAGGCCCCCTCGCGCTGATGTGGGCGTGGTCCCGGCCGACATCCGCTACGAGGTGTTCGGGCCGACCCTGAGGCTGCCGGTGGCGGTGTGGTCCAGGACGTGTCCGCTCGCCGCGGGAGACGGCTCGTAGCCGGAGTGGGGTCCGGCATCCGCACCAGCCCCCAATACCTGCGTCACCCGCCGGGACGTCCGGCTCATGGCGCAGCGGGTCGCGCGGGCCTTCGACGTCGCCGACGGTACGGACCAGGCCGCCTCCCCGGCAGGAGGCGGCCGACCGGTACTGGGAGGGGACGGTCACCCTCGCGGACAGCGATCTCGACGGCTGCATCACCCAGGGGAGTTCGTCGGCGCCACCCTGGCCAGGCTGTACCAGGACCCGGAGGCGTTCACCCGGATCGCCTTGCCCTGGCACCGGGCGGTGACGCGGTCAACCTCATGCTGGTCGCGCTCGGCGCGGAACCGACCAGGCCCGCCGCGTCGCCGTCGAACACCGCACCGACCCCACCGGACTGATCACCGACGAGGAGATCCTCGCTGCCGTCACCGGCTACTGCACCACCGGCGCCACGCCAGCGGGCCTTCGCCGTACCCGCCTGAAGCACACCGGCCAGGACGGCGAGACACCCCCTAAGGGCTCGCAGAGAATCAAGGTGTTGCTTCCCACGGTTCAACTCGTTGGTGTGGTATGCGCATATCTGGCGAGGTCTGTGATCAACTCGGCCTGAAGTTCGCAGTGTTGTTCCCACATCTGGACGAGCGGCAGCGCCGTCTGCTGATGGGGGCTGAGGCCCGGATCCTGGGACACGGCGGGATCCGGGCGGTCGCCCAGGCGGCCCAAGTCAGCGAGACCACAGTCCGCAAGGGCGTGGACGAGTTGGAGGACGGGGCGGAACCGCTGGGCCGGGTCCGCCGCCCAGGTGGCGGGCGCAAGCGGGCGGCCGAGGTGGATCCAGAACTGCGGCCTGCGCTGTTGGCGCTGGTCGAGCCCGGCATGCGCGGGGATCCGATGTCGCCGCTGCGCTGGACGACGAAGTCCACCCGCAGGCTCGCCGACGAGCTCACCAGGCAGGGCCACCGTGTCTCGGCGGATACCGTCGCCGACCTTCTGCGGGAGGAGGGATTCAGCCTCCAGGCCAACGCCAAGACCCTCGAGGGCGCCCAGCATCCCGACCGGGATGCACAGTTCCACTGCATCAACGACCGGGCCAAGGAACACATGGGCGCCGGCGACCCGGTGATCAGTGTGGACACCAAGAAGAAGGAACTGGTCGGCCCCTACAAGAACAGGGGCCGTGAGTGGGAGCCGAAGGGAGCTCCCGCCCAGGTCAAGACCCATGACTTCCTGGACCGGCAGGGACCCGGCAAGGCGATCCCGTACGGGATCTACGACGTCGCCGCGAACACCGGCTGGGTCAGTGTCGGCACCGACCACGACACGGCAGCCTTCGCCGTTGCCTCGATCCGCCGCTGGTGGCAAGCCCGTGGCAGCCACGACTACCCTCAGGCCGCCCGGCTGCTGATCACCGCGGACGCGGGCGGCTCCAACGGATACCGCACCCGCGCCTGGAAGACCGAACTTGCCACCCTGGCCGCCGAGACGGGCTTGGAGATCACGGTCTGCCACATGCCTCCGGGCACCTCGAAGTGGAACAAGATCGAGCACCGGCTGTTCTCCCACATCTCCATGAACTGGCGCGGCAGGCCCCTGACCAGCCACGACGTCATCGTGAACAGCATCAAGGCGACCACTACCCACACTGGGCTGAGAGTCCACGCGGAACTCGACCCGGGCACCTACGACACCGGCATCAAGGTCACCGACACAGACATCGACGCACTACCCATGCACCGCCACCGCTTCCACGGCGACTGGAACTACACCCTCCATCCACAACACGGTGACACGGCCGGCGCGACCGAGGACCCGCGGTCAGCCGAGGGCCTGCCGCCTCAGTCCCGCGCCGGCGGTCTGCGCAACCCGGAGCTGACCGGCATGACCGAACCGGCACTGGACGAACTCGTCGACCAGCTGTCTCAGAAACTCGATGAGCTCCGTGAACACGGGCGGTCACAGCAGCGAGGAGGAGACCGTATCCGGGCTCGCGGAGCCGGCGCCAAGGACAAGTTGACCACCGCCGACCGAGTCCTGGCCACCATTCTCTACCTGCGCAAACTCGGAACACGAGACCTGATCGCCCAGCTCTTCGGCGTCAACGGCAGCACCATCACCAGGGCCGTTCACCAAATCCAGCCGCTCCTCGGTGACCACGGCTGCACCGTTCGACCTTCGACAGCCAGGTTCCGCACACCCGCCGACGTCACCGCGTTCCTCACGAACAGCAACCCCACAGAGATCAAGTCAGCATGTTGATTCTCTGCGAGCCCTAACGAGCTCGTGCATGGTTGGCGGTGCGGCGCTGGGTCGTGGTCAGCGGGCGGCGAGGATTCCCAACAGACGGGCCACCTCGGCCGCGACCGTGTCCCGTGCGGGGCCCAGGTACGTGCGCGGGTCGGCGACGTTGGGGGCCGTTCGCAGACGGTCCCGCACGGTGCGGGTGAAGAGCTTGTTGAGGTGGGTGGAAATATTGACCTTCGTCATTCCTGCGGCGACGGCCTTGGCGAGGTCGGCGTCGTCGACGCCGGAGGAGCCGTGCAGGACGAGTGGTACGTCGAGCGCGTCGCGCAGGCGTGCTATGAGCTCGAAGTCGAGGTTGGCGTCGCGGGTGAGCATGGCGTGTGAGCTGCCCACGGCGACGGCCAGGGCGTCGACGGCCGTGGCCTTGGCGAAAGCGCTTGCTTCGTCGGGGTCCGTGCGGACGCCGGGGGCATGTGCGCCGTCCTTACCGCCGACCTCTCCCAGTTCGGCCTCGACCCATACGTCGGCCCGGTGACAGTACTCGGTGATGTCCCGGGTGGCGGCAACGTTGGCGTCGTAGGGGAGTTTGGAGGCGTCGAACATGACGGAGGTGAAGCCGAGTTCGACGGCCTCGTGGACGAGGTCGGCGGACTCGGCGTGGTCCAGGTGGACCGCCACCGGTACGGAGGACTCTCGGGCGAGGGCCAGGGAGGCCAGTCCGATCGGGGCGAGTGAGCCGTGGTATCGGGCGGTGTTCTCGCTGATCTGGAGGATGACGGGAACGGCCGCCCGCTCGGCTCCGGCGACGATGGCTTCGGCATGTTCGATCTGCACGACGTTGAACGCCCCGACGCCGTAGGCGTCGGCGTGCGCGGGACCGACGATGTCGTCGGTTGTTGTCAGGGGCATGAGGGTTTCTCCACGTCAACTGTTGGTTAGGCGCCCAGAGGGGACGTCGGCGCCGGCGTCGCGGCCGGGTGGGCCCCGGCCCGCGAACGGCAGGGGCCCCGCGCCTCAGGCGGCGTTGCCGAGGATCACGGAGCGGGTGAGGTTGCGGGGGCGGTCGGGGTCGTAGCCCCGGGCCTCGGCAAGGAGCACGGCCAGGCGCTGGGCGACGATCAGGTCCGCGAGCGGATCGAGGGCGTCGGACGCCTCCGTCGAGGCCGAGTTGAAGAGCCCCCCAACCCGCGCGACGTCCGCGGCGAGGCCCTGGGGGGCGGGACCGAACAGCCAGGTGACGCGGCCGGGGCCGGTGATGCTGATGGGCCCGTGGCGGTACTCCATGGCGGGGTAGGCCTCAGTCCAGGCTCCGGCGGCCTCGCGCATCTTCAGGCCCGCTTCGAGGGCGAGGCCGTAGGTCCACCCTGTTCCAAGAAACGTGAACTGTTCGGCGGCGCTCACTTCGGGGTTCAGCGGGAGGTCGAGGGCGCGCCGGGCGTCCTGGACGGCCCGCGCGAGCGGGCGTACCCCGGCCGGCAGGGCGCCTTCGGCCTCCAGGTGTGCGCGCAGCAGGACGAGCGCGGTGGTGGCGAAGCGGGTCTGGACGACCGATTCCTCGTCGGCGAAGTCGAGTACGGCGACACGGTCGGCAGCCGTCATGACGGGCGTGTCCGGGTCGGCGGTGATGGCGGTGGTCGCGGTGCTGCCCTTGACCTTCGTCAACAGGTCGAGGACCTCGGTGGTGGTGCCGGAGCGGGTGAGGGCCACGATCCGGTCGTAGGCGCGAGCGCCGGGGAACTCGGAGGCGGCGAACGCGTCGGTCTCACCGTGGCCACCGCTCTCGCGCAACTGCGCGTAGGCGTGGGCCATGAACCAGGAAGTGCCGCAGCCGACCACGGCGACGCGTTCTCCGCGCCGGGGCAGGACCTCGGTGTGGGAGCGGGCGGACCGGGCGGCCCGCTCCCAGGTCTCGGGCTGCGAGGCGATCTCGACCGAGGTGCGGGAGGTTTCGAAGGTGGTCACACGAAAGTCCTTGCGCTTGAAGTGGCTAAGGGGGTCCGGTGGCTCAGCGTGCTGGCTCACGGCGTACCACATGGCAATAACTGCTTGGATCTTGCGCCTACTGAGCATGAACGCGCAATCAGTCTGCCCTTGACCGTCAATTCGGACGGCGGGGGTTCAGAGGGTCAGGGCTGCGGGACGGCGCCTCCTCGACGGAGACTTCCGGGAGGAATCGGCGGTAGAGGGCGGCGTCCACGTCTCCGGCGACCGGGCAGGGAACCGCGGCGGCCGAGAGGGCCACCGCCTCGCGCATGATGTCCGGCCAGGCGAGGCCGGCCTCCAGACCGGCGGCGATGGCGGCCACGCAGGCGTCGCCGGCGCCGGTCGGGTTGCCCGCGAGCCGCTCGGGGGGCGTCGCCCGCCAGGCGCCCCCGGGCGTGATGGCGTACAGGCCCGACGGGCCGGCGGACGCGACGACCGCGCGGGCCCCTCGCGTGCGCAGCTCGGCGGCGGCCCGCGCGAGGTCCTCGCGACCCGTCGCGTCCACGATCTCGACCGCGTTGGGTTTGACCACGTCAGGGCGGGCCGCCAGCGCGTGAAGGAGGGAGGGGCCGCTGGTGTCGAGCACGGTGAGCGCGTCGGCCGCCGCGGCCGTGGCGATCAGTTGGGCGTAGGCGTCCTCCGGGAGGCCGGGCGGGGCGCTGCCGCTCAGGACGACCACACGCGCCCGGGTGACCAGGGTGGCGTAGTGCCGGGAGAAGAGGTGCCATTCTGCGGGGGTCACGTACGGTCCTCGCCCGTTGAAGACCGTGGCGTCGCCGTCGTCCCGCGAGACGACGGTGAGGGTCCTGCGCGAATCGCCTGCTACTTCGACGAACGCGTCCCGGATACGGGCGGTGCGCAGTCCGTCGCGGATCAGGCGGCCGGTGGCCCCGCCCGCGAGTCCGGTCGCCACAGGAGTGTGGCCGAGGGCGCCGAGGACGCGGGCCACGTTGATTCCCTTGCCGCCCGCCCGTTCGTTCGTGGTCTCGACGCGGTGGGAACTGCGGGGTTCAAGGGCGTCGACGCCCCAGGTGACGTCGAGGGCGGCGTTGAGGGTGACGGCGAGGATCATCGGGCGGGCGCCCCCGTCCGGTGGGCCGCCTGCCAGGCGGCGAGACCCGCGCCGAGGCATCCGGCCCGGTCCCCCAGTTCGGCTCGGACGATGCGGGGGCGGCGGTGGAAGGTGAGACGCGCCTCCAAACCGGCGCGCACGGGGTCGAGCAAGAGCCGGTCGGCCTCGGCGAGACCGCCGCCGAGGACGACCAGTTCGGGTGCGAGTAGGGCGGTGGCGGTTGCCAGCGCGTCCGCCAGTCCGGTCACAGCGCGCGCCCATACTGCTCGCGCCGCGGGGTCGCCCTGCGCGGTCAGGGCCGCGACATCGGCGGCGCCGGCCACGGACCGGCCGGTGCGCGCGGCGTAGGCAGCGGCGACGGCGGCGGCGGACGCGACCGTCTCCAGGCAGCCGGAGCCACCGCACGCACACGCCTCTCCCCCGGATTCGACAACGACGTGGCCGAGTTCGCCGGCGTACCCGCCGGCCCGAATCGGTTCGCCGTCACAAACGAGTGCCGCGGCGATGCCGGTGCCGATCGCCACGAAGAGCACGTTCCGCGCGCCGCGGGCGGCCCCCAGCGCGCACTCGGCTGCGCCACCCGCGCGAACGTCGTGGCCCAGCGTGACAGGCAGTCCGGAACGTTCCTCCAGGAGGGCGGCGAGGGGAAGGTCGCGCCACCCGATGTTGGCCGACCAGACGGCTCGTTGGAGCTCGTCGTCGACGATGCCGGGGACCACCACACCGGCATGGCGCACCCACAGCCCGCGTCCGACCGCCATCCGGTTCAGGGCGAGCAGGGTGTCGACCATGGCATCCAGGACCGCGGGTGGTCCGTCTGCGCGCGGGGTAGGTCGGTGGGTGGTGTCCAGTGGACGCATGCCCTGGTCGAGAAGCGCCCCCTTCATACCGGTGCCCCCCACGTCCAGAGCGATCACGCACTCCTCCTCACGGGTTGCATCGGACATGGGCGGCCCCGAGGTGCGGAGGTGGACGTCCCTCGTCCGGCTCAGCGGTTCCGGAATCCGGGCCCTGCCCGACAGGGATTCGGCGGCTTCGCCCCGGATGCCGAGTGCGGGAAGATTTCCGGCCAAGGCCGAGTGGCTACTTCCATCCATCGATATCGAACCATCCTAGTGACTGGGTTTGCGTGATTGGATCGAGAAGTGAACGACTTCGCGCATGCTCCGTGAGCGAAGTATCCGCGCTCGGGCCGTCCGCGTCCAGGGGTTCGACGCCCAGTCGACGCCCGGACCTTGCCTGGCGTGCACAAATCACCCACGCCCTGCGATGTGCGGAGCCCTGGCGTTACGATCAACTTCGCGCATGCCCCTCGGGGGCGGCGAGCGGGCGCCTCCGGCGGTCCGTCCTCCACTGCGCGGTTCGGTTGTCCAGAGCACGGAGGGGAAGCGGCGCATGTCCAAGCAGGAACGGTGGAGCAAGCTGCTGGAGCTGCTCGCGGTCGACGGCAAACTGGAAGTGGAAGATGCGGCCGCCACGGTCGCGGTGTCACCGGCGACCATCCGACGCGATCTCGACGAGCTGGCCGAGCAGAAGCTGCTCGTCCGCACGCGAGGCGGGGCGATCGCTCACGGCGTCTCCTACGAGCTCCCACTGCGCTACAAGTCCTCCCGCCGGGTCTCGGAGAAGCAGCGCATCGCAAGCGCCGTGGCAGACCTGCTCGGCGAGGGGGACGTCATCGGCCTCAACGGCGGCACCACCACCACCGAGGTGGCCCGCGCGCTGGTGCTCCGGGCGCGCGCGGGAACCACCGAGCGCGGGGAGGGGTCGTCCGGACCGAGGTACACGATCGTCACCAATGCCCTGAACATCGCCGGCGAACTGGCGGTCCGCCCGCAGTTCAAGATCGTGGTGACCGGCGGTGTGGCACGCCCCCAGACCTATGAGCTGGTCGGCCCATTGACGGAAGGCGTGTTGCACCAGGTGGTGCTCGACGTCGCGGTGCTCGGTGTCGACGGAGTGGACCCGCAGCTGGGCGTCATGACGCACCACGAGGACGAGGCCGGTATCAGCAGGCTCTTCGCCGAGCGCGCCCGGAAGGTGATCCTCGCGACGGACTCGTCCAAGATGGGCAAGCGCGCCTTTGCCAGGATCTGCGGCCTGGAGGGAATCGACGCCCTCGTCACCGACTCCGGCTTGGACCCCGACATGGCCGCGCGGTTCACCGAAGCCGGCATCGAGGTCGTCATCGTCTGACGCCCCCGCGCCACCGGGATGACCGGCCAAAGCCCTTGGCCGGCCCGTGCGGCAACGCAGCCCACGGGCACGAGGGGCGCATTCCGCGAGTCCGCGAACCGCGCATCCACCGCCTCGATGTGCCGACGGAACTCTCCCTGCCCTCGCCACCGGCCACGAACCCACAGTCCACCGGCACGGTGACGCGACGACGCGCGCGCCGCTTCGCACCACTCCTGCGTGCGTCGGCGCCCCGTGAACACTTCCAGGTGGCCCCTGCGCGCGCCCGGCCCACCCCCCTTCCGACCCCGCCGGCCTGCCCGCGCGCGGGGACGCCGGCGCCGACGTGTTGCGGCAACCGCCGGGCACCCAGGCGTTCTTGGTGCGTCACGCCCTTCCGGCCAGAGCCACCGCACTCCCCGACCTCCGGTTGACCCCGGACAGAGCTGCGGCCTTCCCTCGCGCAGGGTCCGCCGAGGGGCGACGACTGGCTGGTTAGCACTTTTTACGTAACAGGCCTGGTTTCGAGCCCGCTCCCTCCTGTTTACTTTGCCCACAGCAGATGCTCGTTCATGAGCGAAAAGCCGATTGATCCTTCATTCCCACGCAAGACGCTCCGAATTCTGCTGATCACAGACCCCACTGGGCCGCGTCATCGTGAGCGGCCAGGAGACAAGGCGGTACTGACGATGAACAAGCGGTTGCTCGTGGTGGCGGCCTGCACCGGTATTGCCGGGGCGCTCACCCTCACGGCCTGCGGCGGCGGCGGTGGTGGCGGCGCGTCGGACGGCAGGGACGTGACGCTGAAGCTGGTGGCAGCCGACTACGGCGACAAGGCCTCGAACAGCTCCACGGCCTACTGGAAGGACGTCGCGCAGCGGTTCACCGCCTCCAACCCGAGGATCAAGGTCGATGTCCAGGTGATCAACTGGAACGACATCGACTCCCAGGTCAAGACGATGATCCAGAGCGGCAACGTCCCGGACGTCCTGCAGACCGGCGGGTACGCCGAGAAGGTCGCCGACGACCTGCTGTACAAGGCGGAGGAGGTGCTGTCGGAGAGCACCCGCGCCAACCTGATCGACAGCTTCGCCAAGGCCGGTGAGGTCGATGGCACCCAGTACGGCATACCGTTCGTCTCCTCGGCTCGGGCCTTCTTCTACAACAAGACGGTCTTCACCCAGGCCGGCATCACAGAGGCGCCGAAGAGTTGGGACGACCTCAAGGCCGCTGCCGAGAAGATCAAGGCGAAGGTGCCGGGCGTGACCCCTTACGCGCTGCCGCTCGGTCCCGAGGAGGCCCAGGGCGAGTCGCTGATCTGGGAGCTCGGCAACGGCGGGGGCCTCACGGACGCCAAGGGAACGTACACGCTGAACAGCCGGCCCAACATCGAGTCGTTCACCTGGCTGAAGACGAACCTCGTCGAGCCCGGCCTGACCTACGCCAACCCCGCGACGACGGACCGCAAGACCGCGTTCGCGGACTTCGCCGCCGGCAAGGCCGCGATGCTCAACGGCCACCCCTCCCTGATCCAGATGTCCAAGGACGGCAAGGTCGACTACGGCGTCGTGCCGATCCCCGGGAAGACGGGCGCACTGGCCTCCACGCTGGGCGTCGCCGACTGGATGATGGCGTTCAAGGACAACGGCCACAAGGAAGAGATCCGCAAGTTCCTCGACTTCGCGTACTCCAGGGAGAACACGCTGAAGTTCGACGAGATGTACAACCTGATGCCCGTCACCGAGGACACCCTCAAGGAGATGACCGGCAGCGGCAAGCACAAGGACCTCGAGCCCTTCTTCACTCTGCTGCCGAACGCGGTCTTCTACCCGCTGGGCGACACTGCCTGGGACGCGATCTCGGCCGAGATCAAGAAGAGCGGCGGAACAGCCGTGAACGACCCGGCCAAGGTACTGGGCGAACTGCAGAAGAAGGCCGAGGAGACCATCTCCGACCAGTAGGCCCCGCGCACCGCACTGTCACGGAAGGCTTCCTCGTGTCCACCACTTCATCCACCGCCCGCTCCGGCCGCAAGGGCCGGAGCGGCCTGGCCCGGCTGGGGCCGCTGCCCTGGATCGGGCCGGCCCTCCTGCTCATCGTCCTGGTCGTGCTCTGGCCGGTCTACGAGATGGTCCGCACCTCCTTTCTCCGGATCAGCAGCAGCGGGTTCGTCCGGGGCTCGGCGGGGTTCGACAAGTACGAGCAGTTGTTCGATGAGCCCTCGTTGCCCTCGGTCGTCCTGTCGACCGTCCTGTGGACCGTGGTGGTGGTCACCTCCACCATGGTGCTTTCCTTGGCGCTGGCCCAGCTCTTCAACCAGCGCTTCCCCGGCCGCCGCGTGACCCGCTGGGCCCTCATCGCTCCCTGGGCCGCCTCGGTCGTGATGACCGCCATCGGCTTCAAGTGGATGCTCAATCAGACCTCGGGCGTCCTGAACACGCTGATGGCCGACCTGGGAATCATCGACGGCCCCAAGGACTGGCTGGGTGACCCCTCGACGGCCTGGCCCTGGATGATGTTCGTCGCCGTCTTCGTCTCGCTGCCGTTCACCACGTACACCCTGCTCGCGGGACTGCAGACCATCCCCGGCGAGATCTACGAGGCCGCCAAGGTGGACGGCACCAGCACCTGGCAGACGTATCTGCGCATCACCCTGCCGCTGTTGAGACCGGCTTTCCTCGTGGGAGTCGTCATCAACCTCATCAACGTCTTCAACTCCTTCCCCATCATCTGGAGCATGACCCGCGGCGGCCCGGACAGCGCCACCGCCACCACCACCGTCTTCATGTACCAGCTGAAGAATTCCGACATCGGCCAGTCCGCCGCCATGTCCGTCGTGAACTTCGCCCTCGTCGTGGTCATGGTCGTCGTCTTCCTCAAGGCCAGCCGCTGGAACCAGGAGGAGAGCTGATGGCCCAGACCGCCCTCACCCCCGAGAAGACCGCCCCGCCCGCCTCGGCAACGCGACCCCCTGCGCGCGGCACACGCAGCGGCGCCTCACGGGCCCCCCGCACGACGCGCCCGCGCACCCTGCTGGTCACCGCCGTCGCCTGGCTGCTGGCAGCCCTGTTCCTGGTGCCGTACGCGGAGATGGTGATCACCGCGTTGCGGCCGGCGCACGAGCTGCGCGACGCCACCTACCTGCCGGCCGGCTTCGAGTGGGCGAACTTCGTCAACGTGTGGCGCGAGTCCCACCTCGGGGACAACCTCCGGGTCACACTGCTGGTCGCGGCGGGATCCACCCTGCTCGTCCTGCTGGTCGCCGTGCCCGCCGCGTACTACACCGCGCGCATGCGGTTCCGCGGCCGCAAGCTGTTCCTCCTGCTCGTGCTCATCACCCAGATGTTCCAGCCCACCTCTCTGCTGGTCGGTCTCTACCGCGAGTTCTACCAACTGGGCATGCTCAACTCGGTATGGACCCTGATCCTGTGCAACGCGGCCTTCAACCTCGCCTTCGCGATCTGGATCCTCACCGCCTACTTCGCCTCCATCCCCGAGGCCCTCGAGGAATCCGCCATGATCGACGGGCTGGGACGGGGAGGGGCGCTGCTGCGGATCACCCTGCCGCTCGCGATGCCGGGGGTCGTCACTGCGATGATCTTCACCTTCATCGCAGCCTGGAACGAGTTCGTGATGGGCCTGACGCTCTCCACCCTTCCGGAGAGCCAGCCGCTGACGGTCGGTATCAACGGCTTCATCGGCAACTACAGCGTCCAGTGGAACTACTTGTTCGCCGGCTCGGTCATCGCCATCGTGCCCGTCGTCATCCTCTTCGCGCTCATCGAGCGGAAGGTCGTCTCCGGCCTCACCGCCGGATCCGTCAAATAGCCCCCACAGCCGCCCGCCCCCTGCGCCCACACCCCCGGCCAGTAGGGGGCGGGCCCTTCCCTGCCCCCACCGGATCCACCTGAGGCGAGGAATGAGGAACACAGCTGCACGCGGTGAACCCAGCACGCGGACCGCACCGACCCGGCCCAGGGACCACACGGCACGACGCGCACGCGCGGCCCACGGGACCGTGATCGCACTGGAGGCGGGCGCCACCTACATCAAGGGGTGTGTCCTGGGCCCGGACGGCGTCCCACGGAACAGGGAACGCTGGTTCACCCGTCCCGAACGGGGGCCGGACGCCGTCCTCGAGACGGTCCTCACCTGTGCGGCCACGCTTGCCGAGCGCTGTCGTCCCACCGCCGCGGGCGTCATCCTCCCCGGCACCGTCGACGAGACCTCCGGCCGGGCGGTGCACGCCCCTGCGCTGGGTTGGCGGGACATCCCTGTCCGGGACTGGGTGGCCGAGCACCTGGACCTCCCCGTGGCCGTCGGACATGACGGGCGCACAGCCGGGCTCGCCGAGGCACGTGCGGGGGCCGGCCAGGACTGCGGGGACTTCCTGTTCGTCTCGGTGGGCGACGGAATCGGCTCGGCGGTCGTCCTCGCCGATCGGGTCCTCACCAACCGTTACGGGGCGGAGGAGCTCGGCCACACCGAGGTCCGGCCGGGAGGCGACCCGTGCCACTGCGGCGGGTGGGGATGCCTGGAGACGGTGGCCTCGTCCGCCGCCGTCACGCGCCGGTACTCACGGGCGACCGGATGGCGCGGCGTCGGCGCCCGCGAGGTGTATCACCGTGCCGACGCCGGGGACCCGGCCGCCCGCGCCATCTGCGGAGAGGCCATGGCGGCCCTGGCCGACGTACTGGCGGCGGCGATCGGCCGGTACGCGCCAGATCGGCTGGTCGTCGGTGGCGAGCTGGCCGAGGCAGGTGCCTCGCTGCTCGCAACCCTGCGGGAGGCCCTCGTCAGTCGGCTCGGCTCACCGGCCGTACCGGAACTCCGGCTCGCGGGGTTCGGCGAATCGGCGGGCCGCGTGGGGGCGGCACTTCTCGCCAGGGACCTGCAAAACGCACACACGCGCGGGTAGCCACCACACCGGACGGTCCGCCAGGGCGCGCCGGCGGGTGCGGGATGCAGTGGCGGGCGACGGCATCGCGCCCTGGGACCCCGCCCTGGTCCCGGGTCCTCCGAATGAAGGAAAGCTACGACGCCGTAGGTCTTGACGCTCCCTTCTCCCACTGACACCTTTTGGCTCAAGTTGCTTGCAAGTCGGCGATTAGGAGCAACTACAAGCAAGATCTGCGCTCAGTCGCGCGTCGCGCGTCGCATGATCCCCCGCCGCACCACAAGTGGCTCGCAGCGTCATGATCCTGGCGGGGGACGCGCGTTGCCCGTGACGCGTCGGAATGGGCCCCCAGGGGCCGATTCCGACGTACGAGCCGTGCGCGCCAGCGTTTGCCCTCGCCGGCGCGCATCGCACCCCCTGGCGGCCCACCACCTGGTGTGCTGCCCTCCCGCCTTCCCGTCCGAAGGAGTCAACGATGCGCTGGTTGCGCCGTCGAGGCCGTCACCTCGCCGTCCTCGCCACAGCCCTCCTCACCCTCCCGCTGCCGACCGCTGCCTCTCAAGCGGCGACCACTTCCCCCACGCCCCACCCCGCCCCCTACGCCCTCGTTCCACGACCGGTCTCGCAGCAGGCGGTGCAGGGCCAGGGGTTCACCCTCACCCACCGGACCCCGATCGCGGTCCTGTCGAAGAGCCCCGCGGCGTTGGGCGTCGGCACCTACGTGTCGAAGATGCTCGCCCCCGCGACCGGCTACACCCTGCCGGTCGTCAGGGACACACAGGCACGGAAGAACGCCGTCGTCCTGGACCCCAACGGCCCCAAGAGCCTTGGGGCCGAGGGATACACCCTGTCGTCCGGAAAGCATGGTGTCGTCGTGAGGGCGCACGGGGCGGAGGGCCTGTTCCGAGGAGTCCAGACGCTGCGCCAGCTGCTCCCGGCCGAGGTGGAGTCCCACAACAGACAGCCCCGCCCGTGGACCGTCTCGCCCGTACAGATAACCGACTCCCCCCGGTACGGGTACCGGGGCGTGATGCTGGACGTCGCCCGCCGCTTCTACCCGGTGGAACAGGTCAAGCGCTACATCGACCAGGCCGCCGCCTACAAGATCAACACTCTTCACCTGCACCTGACCGACGACCAGGGCTGGCGCATCGCCATCGACGCCATACCGAACCTGACCAAGGTGGGTGCCAGCACCCAGAGCGGCTTCACCGGCGGCACCAACTGGTACTACTCGGCGGCGGAC
Coding sequences within:
- a CDS encoding carbohydrate ABC transporter permease yields the protein MAQTALTPEKTAPPASATRPPARGTRSGASRAPRTTRPRTLLVTAVAWLLAALFLVPYAEMVITALRPAHELRDATYLPAGFEWANFVNVWRESHLGDNLRVTLLVAAGSTLLVLLVAVPAAYYTARMRFRGRKLFLLLVLITQMFQPTSLLVGLYREFYQLGMLNSVWTLILCNAAFNLAFAIWILTAYFASIPEALEESAMIDGLGRGGALLRITLPLAMPGVVTAMIFTFIAAWNEFVMGLTLSTLPESQPLTVGINGFIGNYSVQWNYLFAGSVIAIVPVVILFALIERKVVSGLTAGSVK
- a CDS encoding extracellular solute-binding protein encodes the protein MNKRLLVVAACTGIAGALTLTACGGGGGGGASDGRDVTLKLVAADYGDKASNSSTAYWKDVAQRFTASNPRIKVDVQVINWNDIDSQVKTMIQSGNVPDVLQTGGYAEKVADDLLYKAEEVLSESTRANLIDSFAKAGEVDGTQYGIPFVSSARAFFYNKTVFTQAGITEAPKSWDDLKAAAEKIKAKVPGVTPYALPLGPEEAQGESLIWELGNGGGLTDAKGTYTLNSRPNIESFTWLKTNLVEPGLTYANPATTDRKTAFADFAAGKAAMLNGHPSLIQMSKDGKVDYGVVPIPGKTGALASTLGVADWMMAFKDNGHKEEIRKFLDFAYSRENTLKFDEMYNLMPVTEDTLKEMTGSGKHKDLEPFFTLLPNAVFYPLGDTAWDAISAEIKKSGGTAVNDPAKVLGELQKKAEETISDQ
- a CDS encoding carbohydrate ABC transporter permease, with the translated sequence MSTTSSTARSGRKGRSGLARLGPLPWIGPALLLIVLVVLWPVYEMVRTSFLRISSSGFVRGSAGFDKYEQLFDEPSLPSVVLSTVLWTVVVVTSTMVLSLALAQLFNQRFPGRRVTRWALIAPWAASVVMTAIGFKWMLNQTSGVLNTLMADLGIIDGPKDWLGDPSTAWPWMMFVAVFVSLPFTTYTLLAGLQTIPGEIYEAAKVDGTSTWQTYLRITLPLLRPAFLVGVVINLINVFNSFPIIWSMTRGGPDSATATTTVFMYQLKNSDIGQSAAMSVVNFALVVVMVVVFLKASRWNQEES
- a CDS encoding ROK family protein, which encodes MIALEAGATYIKGCVLGPDGVPRNRERWFTRPERGPDAVLETVLTCAATLAERCRPTAAGVILPGTVDETSGRAVHAPALGWRDIPVRDWVAEHLDLPVAVGHDGRTAGLAEARAGAGQDCGDFLFVSVGDGIGSAVVLADRVLTNRYGAEELGHTEVRPGGDPCHCGGWGCLETVASSAAVTRRYSRATGWRGVGAREVYHRADAGDPAARAICGEAMAALADVLAAAIGRYAPDRLVVGGELAEAGASLLATLREALVSRLGSPAVPELRLAGFGESAGRVGAALLARDLQNAHTRG
- a CDS encoding DeoR/GlpR family DNA-binding transcription regulator yields the protein MSKQERWSKLLELLAVDGKLEVEDAAATVAVSPATIRRDLDELAEQKLLVRTRGGAIAHGVSYELPLRYKSSRRVSEKQRIASAVADLLGEGDVIGLNGGTTTTEVARALVLRARAGTTERGEGSSGPRYTIVTNALNIAGELAVRPQFKIVVTGGVARPQTYELVGPLTEGVLHQVVLDVAVLGVDGVDPQLGVMTHHEDEAGISRLFAERARKVILATDSSKMGKRAFARICGLEGIDALVTDSGLDPDMAARFTEAGIEVVIV